The genomic window ACCATGCTATAATGTTACGATGCAAAAGCATGACTGAACACTCCCCAACACACCAACATCTGTCACTGATAGGAAGTGTGGTTATAATTGTAAGGGGCTGTAGGAAAATTATTAGGGTGGAGAGGGGGTCAGAATTTCTCTTTTGTCTTGTCctaaatttatatttttcagctttattttgCAGTGTAGGTAGTtgcaaaaataaacttttaatgTTCAAAGGTAACGTTTAAGGccccaaaaacattttcttttcattgtgAGAGATGGGGTCCTTCTATTTTCAGCCCAAGTTTGAACAGTTTTTCAAAGATGTCTATTTATCTGATTTTGTCATTGCTATAGAGTGCttcaggaatgagtcctaaaacctggaaatgcaTTAGCATTTTTCCCTcagttccctcatctcaaagtcagtgggtttttctgaatgggtttttggttacaCGCCTGAAACAAGGTCTGTGCTTAACACAagctttcatgttttgttctacaacataaaacacatcagttaaTATCccactgtgaattttgaagcttttatgtgtcttaaaaagtgGTTAAATGAAACTACAGCACACCATCACGCCGAACACGGCTTCACAGCCTCGTTGTGGTAGGAATgtaaagtcatgtgactgtagtgTAGTTCGGTCAGGAACCTttcttcagaaaaaaatatgtgcagtaGCTAAcagcaaaagacaaataatTTTTTGATCCCCTTTAtattgtgccatgaattacaGAAGCTATATGATGTATGtcaatttaaaagataatttcACAAGTCAAGAAAGTTGCAGTTTGTCATAAAGTGTTTAAGTATAATGCTATGTTCCGTTTACCTGGAAAGTTGGAAGCtggaaaaccaagatgttgttAACAATACCAGTTCAAGCCAGGTTAGCCAATGTTTGCAAAACCAGTCAATAAGAATGCACTCTGTcatattttgcacatacaaacacCACAGCAATGTGTCCATAGATAGAAGTTggacaggactgtgtgtgtgtcttttgagacacaaataagacagaagtCCTTATAAACAGTATATTTCAACAGCTTTAACTACTGTTGATGTGcagagcagccatcttggattttgaggttGGGGTTGGTGAATTTCCTCTGACTGTTTCGAGCTGGAAATTCGACTTTAAGGGGCAAGTTGAAATTTCTGACTGGGAACTCGGATATTGTGACTTTCTGGTGCAAATGGAACACAGAATACAGCATTAGAAAGAATAGCCACGTCACGTAAGTGATATTGAAGCTGTCTCTCTCATTGACAGTGCAATGCTTGTGTGTATTATACCCACACAAGCAACAGGTCTTTCACTTTCTGGCTGATAAAAAGACCAGAATTCAATGTATAAAACACATCAGGTaaggtaacgttacatttaTGAGTGGAACATGATtaagttagccagctagctagttagctagtatAGGTGATGTATGTTGTGTGAGACGAGAGATGAGGTTCACTTATGAATTTCACACTATTTTTAACAGTACTACAACAAACCTACGACAAACTGCAACTTTATTGACTTAAATTATCTCTTAATTTCATATATAATAATTGAGAAGCGATAAATAAAAGACTTGCCTCACCATAGACTACCGTACACATTTTTTCCAAAATAAGGTCTCATGGGGGAcatatgtgttgtgttgtgttgttgtgttgtttgccTACGTGCCTAGCCATTGTCAATCAAACGTGATCGCTTAGTTAAACCCTAATTAACGATGAATAAAGATGTATTACCAATTTTAACTTTGGTTGTTGCTTATTTTGTCATGAAGTGTTTGGAGGCTAAAATAACCCTCCAGCAGGAAACATGAAATTCGGCCCCCCTCACCTTCCCAATAGTTTTTGTCCCAAATGAAACCAAACCTTTGATCTCTTGTTTCTGCCTTTCAAATTAGGTGTTCACATTCACAAATATAGAACTTATGATATCATGGAAATACCACAGTAAATTTTGTCTAATGTATGCCCTCGATAAATGGTGTCCTATTTCTATACAGTGAATACACAGGTACAGTCACGTGCTGAAATTTATTCCACAGAGACTGATGATTCACAAAACAGCTATATGAGGTTTTAACCCCACAGAAACGTTAAGGATTTATCATTATTCAAACTTCAACCAAATCAAGATTGTTGCTGCCAACAGGTTTTTCATagattatgtttttatatgttgAAGTGTATCTTCAAGCCATAGAGAACTGTTGTATTACAATGTTCTCCTCAACAGGGGACGGTGACCAATATAGAGCCCTTTCAAAGCTGAGCTCAACAAAGTCCCTCCATTTCGATGAAATCCTCTCTACCAGCCCTCTGAAAAATGGGCTCTTAGCATTTCCTTGCTTTCCAAAAGTGCTCGTCTTGAAAGGGTCAAATGCTTTGCCTCCAGACCCCTTTCAGTTCTGAACTTTCATGATCTTTCAGGTCATAAGCAGGAGGGGTTTCAAAGCATCAAACAACACTgcgcccgtggatgcctgttgTTGTTAAAACTTCCATTTTTGCCTCTGCTTGCAGAGCACCATGCTAAAAGCAGCCTCCATGCCTCCCTGTGGGCAGGTCACTGTAGACTACACCAGACCAGTCTGCATGTGGACGTGTAACGGGTAGGGGTGGTAGACGAGTGGGGGCTGGGCCTGGGTAATGAAGTAGCTGCTGTAAATTGGCTCTGTCATGTACGGAGCTGGCTGATAGAAACATGTGACATTGGCCGTGTTGGGGATCGCGTTCTGCTCACCTAGCACCCTGAGAGCCAGGACTGTGATCATATTCAGTGTCTGTCTCCTCTCGTGTCCCATCAAACACACCGTGCTCTCATCTATCACACGCCGCAGGGTCATCAGGTAGTCGTACTTGCTGGTCTCCTCGTTGCCAATGAAATGGCATTGCAAGTAGGCCTCAATCTTCCGTTGCTGCTCACTCACGTCAGGGAAGTCGATGAAGAAGCGGGAGCACATGTATCGCTCCAAGGACTTGATCTCTGTCTCGCTGGCTGGTCTGAAGTTCCTCACGAGCAGGTCGCTGTATTTTAGCAGGCCCCCTCCTCGGATCTCCTCTGGGTTGTGGGTGGCGATGAGGCGGTGGCGGAGGTGGTCCATCGCCTGGTCAAAGTCTCCATACATGCACTCTGCTTCGACTGTGATGGCGGGCCCCCCTACTGCCCCACCCCATGAGCTTGCCCCGCACCTGTCTGGGACTGTGTCTGCCAGCTCAGGTGTTTGCTCATTGATCTGAGGCTGTGCATTTGCAGCATGAGGGTAGCTTTGAGTCTCTGAATCAGGAGGCTTTTTTGAGTGTTTTGGCTTCACAGTTTGTTCCGCAGGTTCATGCGAGCCATCCTGACGTGTACTGGCTGGACTGCATGTGGGAGCTGTAAGGGTGTCTAAGGTCTCTGGCTTGGTGGCTGGAACATTTGAGCCATGAACTTGAGCTCCATCCAGCAAAGGAGGCTTTGGCTGAAGTGGTTTGGGTATTTCTATGGGTGGAAACAGCTGTGTGGTAAGATCTGACAAATCAGTCAGTAAAGACCATTTCTCTGGCTTACTGATCATCTTCCTTGACATTTTCCTTTGTAATTTTGGTGAGGGGCAATAGTCTGGTACAATGTCTTGTGATGCGCTGCAAGTTTTCTTAGCtggaggaggaaaggaaaatTCAAGATGTGGATCCTGTAGTTTTGAGGTATTTTCAGTCCTGCAGCTTACAGAGTCGACTTTGAACTGAGTAATTTCTGCACAGTGGACTTTTCCCTGCGGAGCTGACTTTTCTGCTGATTGGGAAGCTTGTGACGCAGAAAGCTCTTCATCACTCTGTGGCTTTAAACATGCATGTGTCATCAGCGGATCCCTGACATCTGTTAATAAAGTTTTAGGGGATGAAACTAAAGGATAAACGCTGTGAAACTGTCCTTTCTCTCCTCCATTTTCTTCACATAGCTCAAACACAATGTCCTCCTCTGAATGAACGTCCTCTATGTCATCCACTTCCTCCGGCTGTAAGATAATGCTCTCAGGTCCTAACACCTCCTGTGCCTCATGCTTTCCATCCACATGCTCAGCCTCTGCACATGGAAGTTCTTTCTCAAGCAAAGAAACTGCTTCATCCTGGCATGgactctctccactggagtctTTTTTGACATCCGCTTTAACATCCCGAGGGATGCTTGAATTTTCTTGCTCTTTCTTTTCATCCTCATTGTCTCTTTTTGACAAACTCCCAGCATTCAACGCCAACTTTCCTCCTTGTTTCCTTTCAGTCTCCCAGTAAGACTCCAGCATACGGTCCAATATAATCTGGAAGGAGTCCACGCTGAACTCAAACTGTCTTCGAAGGGAGCTGACAAATCTGAGCCCCACCGTTTTAGCTCTATTGTTAGAAAGCGAGATGAGGCTCCATCTGTCATGCTCATTGAAAACTTTCACCATCTTTTGCACGTACGCCTCCTTCATCGTCAGGCAGGTGATCTTGCGTCTGTTCACTCCACAAGGGAGGAGGTCTCGTAGGCTGCCCAGCACCACCTCCTTTATCACCTGGAGGTCTTCCTGTCTGGGCAGCTCCACTCCAAAAATGATGTCTAAGTCTCTATAGCCCAGGCCGTTATCCCTCACCAGGACGTGGCTGGCAGTCGCGCCATTAAGCCGTATATCTTTCACCTGGATGTCTCTTTCAACCAGCCGATCCTTCACCACACGAATGATGTCTTTCGCTCTCACCTGCAGAGTGGGAAAATTTCCTCGTCCATGGATGGGGATGACCTCAGTCAAGACCTTGTCCAGGGCTTGGATTTGCTCAAGGCTCAAGTTGTGGAACCTCTTCTCCGTCTGAAGCTCCATCATTCTCACCTGTGAAACAGAGGTCTGACATATGTATCACATTGTGGCTCATGTGAGGATTAATGGCCAATGAAAAATTTAAGTAgcacaacaaagaagaaaacatgTTATTTTCTGAGAATAACATAATCCATCATCTTTGCCCTTTTGTCCTCTGTGCAATATGCCCTTTTCAAATGGCAATGTGCACAGGAAAACTTTTTGTCTTGAAGCATTGTATCATCCCAGCACCTTGTCTACATCCTTATCCTTTACAATGATTTACAATGATGTTCATTCATTTGTTAACGTAAAAGTCAAGGCCTTCACACATTTGGCAtttgctcttttgtttttgttttcctgatCCTAAAAGTCTCAAACGCAGTCAAACAAATTTACTGACTGTGCTGAGGGTATTTGTCAGAGATATTTTCACCCTCATTCCTCTCTAAAATGTGCTCCGCTCTGTGACACTGTTTATCAGCTAGATTTGAAATACAATCACTGCTCTGGTTTTCTTCAACATTTAGCATAAAGGGCAGCAATATGGTCAAAGTGAGCCCTGAAGACTGAGTGATGCTGCCACTGGGTGGTATGGCAAAGTCATAGGCAAAGTGAATGCTTGACGCACAAGTGACGCattgtaattaatttaattttcccCTCTGTGCACTTGCACAAGATAATTCAACAAGCAACAGATTTATCTGTGTAATGCAACTAAACATGtgttcacatatttatttcttaaacCCATGATGACAGAATTAACTAAGGCATGGTTGTCATGATAACAGATAACTGCTTCAGCCAATCTAATGCAGACAACAAACTTCGATGATGTGACTGGTTGAGCTGTAAAATAACAACCCCATGCATTATGAGTTTTGAGATGGACTTCAATCATATACATTCCAGTTCTATTCTACGTCACTAGCTGTTTCCTCCATGATCACGCACCCGTCCACTGGTTGCAGGTGACTCACCTGTCTGTCATTCACTGGCTGACAGCTGCAAGGACAATCTGGTTGATAGATCTTTAAAGGACAGGCTGGACCTGTCTATCTATTGCACCTGTGTATAAGCTCTCTCTCTTTGGTACGAGTGCTGAATCTAAGCTTGTCATACCAAACAGGGCGTATAATGCTGTGGTTGTACACCCAGCTGCATGATGTTGCTAATAAACAGTGACGTGCTTATTCCTGCTGTTATAATGTGACAAAATTCTATTTGTAAGAGGAAAATGGGCTCATTATCATTAATGCACACTGACTCACTCACTGCTGAGCCTATGGCTAGTGGGCTTTAAAGGACCTTCATAGTCTCATACCATGGCAACATAGGGTTCAGGGATCAGTTAAGGATCCTCAGGGTGTTTTGACAGATAAATACTCCCATTATCTCGTATACtacagtgcttttattttattttttaaaaggaagaGATTATACTTCTCAGTAATGTTTTTTCTGTGAGGTAattcattttattacatttttgccACTGGTTgtgctattcatttatttattttaatctgtTGCTTCACCATACTAAAGGTAGCTGAATCTGTGCATTTTCCCTAAGGCTTGGCAGAAAGTGGGACGATGCACCAACTTTAAGGTCATCAGATTAATGATGCAATAAATATCACctaagattattattattatataccCACATAGTATTGTTGTGGGAAAGGTCTTACAATTTCTATTAACATCCTTATTATACACCTAAAAAATTATGGTTAAATGCCATTAATCAGAAAGTGATACCAAGTATATGCCAAATGtattaaaggtccactgtgtaggatttaggtaccctggaaatccagagttcttgcgacagcacaatttgaatttgctcagcaagtcactctggcaatcagtaatgatgctcattacccatgccgttggagtcgagctgcaccaatcacatcggtgtatctgatataggcgggccagaggcgagctaaacagatgacgacaacGCTGCGAcaacgaagtccggaatcagtcagtaaacattgcaagatggctatgtatgaacaccagttgtttgaaacggctttggccgctacaatgaacgagttagacttggctttttctctaaaacaggtacagaagacggcgctcgaatctttcctttgcaagaaggacgtttttgctgttttgctgactggatacggcaagagtctaatctaccagttagctccgctggtagctaagtgtatacgtcaccccgtgtattgttctgattggtcgtagtgttatccaattgcgtgcagtgatatttacaaatgcatgcttggtgccgcccctcgagttgggccatttgcattactcaaagccagaccctaaatctttctagatttgggtctggatttccaggctaggatttggggggggggggggggtattggcaaaaatagaataaaatataataagtatgttttctgtagTGTAATCACATGAAAGTAAGAATCGTtgagtttttgttattttataatGAGACGTTTGTATCTACATCAGGAGTGGGTCTTCATGTACAgggatcgccatgttgcactgctatgtttctacaggagcccaggatggacaaaccaaatgctggctctacatagggccatacagtttttgcatcagccaccatagttagcagctccTCCATAACAAAAGCATCAGAATAAACACTATTTTTTCTATGTACAACtgttttaatcagtgtttttgctggtttaaatcacccagtctgtttgtttttggagaggaggagacctctgtggataattcagctcccggtaaaaacctcctgaaagcTGAATCTTAattttcagagaaaaaaggtgagcatacATTAGCAGGTGCCGGGCTAGTGGCACATGTCTtgtccaacatgccaaacagcgtagAAGAAACCCTGATTTGCAATGTAAAACTGCTATATTTAGTGTTTTTGCTGGTGTAAATcacctgatctgtttgttttggagaggaagagacctctgtggataaaaaactcctgaacaataaacactaaaGGCTTCAGCTTGTTGCACTCTGCAACCtgcactgctagatgccactaaatctggAATTTCTCaagtgtgggatcaataaaggtgtatcttatcttatccccCTAACTCCTGTTCCTTTAAGCAGTGATTTGAAATGATCATCTAAATCTATAGCATATATTGTTCTGTTATTTGTTTTAGTAATTATTCTTATattattttggcattttttagATATAGTTTGGATAAAGAAAGAGGATAGTGCAATGTTGCATTTAATGAATTACATTCAATATAGCCAAAGCTTAATgtaaatactttaaaaaatatattatttatgtcagagaaaaaaatagctAACCATGTTGATTTTATAGTTTTCAAGCTGTCCTGGTCAAGTGATGCACTGTAAACAGCGCCTGATCATCTGCTGGGTGCACAGTGTGTGAGCAGCCCACTACATCCTCAGCCTGTGTTAGTATTTAGCGGTCATCAGTGTAAATGCAGTCAGTGGCAGTATAACTCGGGGCACAGGGAAGCATGGCCCACAGCAGCCTCTAGTGAATCTCAGGGGTTACATCAGCTCGGTCCTGCAGCAGGACTGCTCCTCTGCCACTTCTTTATAGATAAGACTATATGAGTCATACAGCCCCTGAATGAAGCATCACTCGTTGGCTCTCCTGGATTATGTCCCTGTGCGCAAAGAAACGACACAAAATGCACCACTTCAGGTGGCGTTTGGGTGGTGAAattcataaaatatttaaacactGAGCCTGGTGAGTAGATAAGAGCTAGCACATTACAGACAGTAATGTTAAGCCTATAGGTTGTCGTGATCTGGATGCATACATATTGGTAGACAttttttaacactcctatgACCAACAACATTTTGCACAGGCCACTTTTGTTCTTTGATGTTTAAACTCAAAATGCATGTTTCAACTATAACTAAATCTCAGTTCAAAACGAGCCCAGCATCTGTATTTTATGGTGCATTTATACTCGTCACTAGACAAAGATGCAGGTCACAAGTTGGCAGACTACAAGCAAAGGTACAGGCTAATATTAGGGGCAATATGCTGGAGGAAAAGATCAGTAACGTTAACTGCGTTTCAGCAGAATGAGACACAATAATACAACACccgcacatttaaaaaaaactcacctgGTTTGTCgccaaataaaaatggaaagtaAAGCCAGAGTAGCAAAAACAAGACAAGCAAAAATCCCCACTGAGATATCCAACAGGTTTATCCGTTGGAGAGGTTGATGCTGAAGTTAACACGGACAGTTTCCTCTCAGCGCAGGAGCACTGTTTCCATGGCAATCAGGCGTCACGAAATTTACGGTAAATCACGACGCTCTGGTCTCTCTCTTTAACCAGCAAGTGACAACCTCTCAAGTTTGAAACAGACCAGGAATATCAGGGCTATCCAAACGCATCTTAACAGTTTGATAAAGTTTTATTGGTGGAGCACAGCGACATGTCAGGCTGAACTACCTGCGTGCCACCGCACTGCCGAGCTGTTGCGGGGTGAACATCACATCAGACGGGGTGAGTCATCCTCTCTCCCCGCCGTGATCCACACCGTAAATCTAATCATCAATCAACCGCTTTCACCGCCCACTACTCCGCCGGTACACCGCCACATACACTTTTATCCGACTGTAGTTACTCACAAAACAATACTAACCTGCGTTTAGATATAAAAagtgttgtttaaatgtaaccggttagttttttttctttttcattcacattttgcaatgaggaggaggggggcagCTTCCTCGTGACGTCATATGGAATACCGTCACCACGTGACGCTGACGTCGTTCATATTTTGGTAAGACACCAGGAAGTGCGGAAGAAAGCGAACACCGAAACCCGAAAGGCTGAAGTTTCACCGACTGGTTTTACCTTTTTAAAACTACTTTTTCGCTCACTGTCCGTGAAGggttttttgtgtatttgttggAGTCACCAAGAGTCGCCTCAAGATGCCAAACATGGACAGTATCCTTTTAAAAACAGCGGTGAGAAAAGGGACGTAAGACTGGTGTAACATCAATATAGGGCTTAAAGACGGAACATAACAACAAGACTGATATAGCCTATGGCGTGACAGACATCTGAAACATGACCAAGTAGGTTAGATATTTACTAAAGACACGACTGCTGCCTTATTTAACTACCTCCCATCTTCGTATCAGTTTCAGTCGCCATTGACGGGACAGAGCTGGATTGAAGGCCTTGGCAGCTACATTGCTAATGGCTAGAAATACCCAACACCAGACACTTAGCGGTTTACAGGTTGTTTGTGTTGTCAGGGTGTTAGTTAATACTCCAAATGTTAAAGTAAATAGCTCTGTTTTCACCACATCATCTTGTCATTACTGTTCCTAATTTAACACAGAATTAAACAGCCGTAAATAAATAGGAAACTCCAAAATACCTGTTACATAACCTGCATGTGTCACTGCCTGTCTACTCAGTCAAGAGTAACTGTAAATATCAGACTATGTGCCTATTAACTGAGCTGCAACTATGAATTTAGAATTGATGTATTGTCAGAtaattaattggcaactattttaaCTACTTTAAATGCTCGATTTAGTTATTATCTTAAGCAgaaaaatgtgagaatttgatgcTTGTCTTTATCatacatgataataaactgaaacGCTTTCGATTTTTGGAGTTGATGAGATAAAACATACCATTTATGTCACCTTGGACTCTGGTAGTTATACAGGGCATGTCACTGCTTTCTGACAGCTTATTGACAAAACGGTTAATTGattaatagagaaaataatTTGCAGGTTAAttgttaatgacaaaaatcattagttgcagccctaattataTATAACAACACCTTATGAGGAAGGTAAGTACACAtgcttgttgtgtttgtttggactTTGTTCTTCTTTAACCTGATATCACAGAACAGCTCTTCAACCTAAGGTTCGCTGCCAAAGAACTTCAGAGAAATTCcaaaaaatgtgacaaagaggAAAAACTGGAGAAGGCTAAAGTCAAGAAAGTAAGTTGCACTTCTGATGCTGGTCATCAAGGCAGCACATTATGAAAGCCCACTGGCTTTTTTTGGATGCAGAACATTTTACTGAACCACGTTACTTTTGTGTTGTCTGTAGGCCATCCAGAAGGGGAATATGGAAGTGGCAAGAATCCATGCAGAGAATGCCATCAGACAGAAGAACCAGTCTGTGAACTTTCTCAGGATGAGCGCTCGGGTAGATGCAGTTGCAGCGAGGGTCCAAACTGCAGTTACGATGAACCAGGTACCATGAAAAATGGGTCACAGAGTGACATTTTAGACTAAAAAagatttgttgttgtcattttaattatgctttatattatttttttaatttgtcaggtcACAAAGTCTATGGCTGGAGTGGTGAAAGGCATGGAAGCCACTCTGAAGTCCATGAATCTGGAAAAGGTAGAGTGTCGTCGGCACGTAAAATGATGCTGTCTtccatatttctttttttgcgAAAACAGTGTAGTCGTGGTAACAGTTGATAACAAACTCCTGAGTTGTAAAACATTGTCtccattcctctttttttcccagaTTTCGGGGCTCATGGAGAGATTTGAGCGCCAGTTTGAAACTCTGGATGTTCAGACAGCCCATATGGAGGACACCATGAGCAGCACAACAACACTCACAACACCACAGGTAcatttctctgctctgctctgctcttaaAATCTTTCTGGTTGTGTTGTAAGACAAACATTCACTGTAAATctattgtgtgttttcagaatCAAGTGGAGTCACTGATGCATGAACTGGCTGATGAAGCAGGgtaatcttttcattttttgtctcaAGATCCTTTGTAAGATTATTTTAAATCACACATGCAGGTATATGATATTCATTTTAGAGTGCAGGCCAAGGTTAAAACGTAAATATGGTTGTTATTTCAAAGAATGTGATAGACATTTATCATTGAAAATTGTTTTAGAAAGTATTATTCAGTACAATGTGAGCAAAGATGTtgtgttaatataaaaataaggttTGAATGTTGGTGTGTGCATCGTGTATAGATTGGACCTGAACATGGAGCTCCCTCAGGGAC from Epinephelus lanceolatus isolate andai-2023 chromosome 11, ASM4190304v1, whole genome shotgun sequence includes these protein-coding regions:
- the chmp1b gene encoding charged multivesicular body protein 1b; amino-acid sequence: MPNMDKQLFNLRFAAKELQRNSKKCDKEEKLEKAKVKKAIQKGNMEVARIHAENAIRQKNQSVNFLRMSARVDAVAARVQTAVTMNQVTKSMAGVVKGMEATLKSMNLEKISGLMERFERQFETLDVQTAHMEDTMSSTTTLTTPQNQVESLMHELADEAGLDLNMELPQGQTGSVGTSVASAEQDELSQRLAKLRDQM
- the LOC117271239 gene encoding terminal nucleotidyltransferase 5D-like; translated protein: MMELQTEKRFHNLSLEQIQALDKVLTEVIPIHGRGNFPTLQVRAKDIIRVVKDRLVERDIQVKDIRLNGATASHVLVRDNGLGYRDLDIIFGVELPRQEDLQVIKEVVLGSLRDLLPCGVNRRKITCLTMKEAYVQKMVKVFNEHDRWSLISLSNNRAKTVGLRFVSSLRRQFEFSVDSFQIILDRMLESYWETERKQGGKLALNAGSLSKRDNEDEKKEQENSSIPRDVKADVKKDSSGESPCQDEAVSLLEKELPCAEAEHVDGKHEAQEVLGPESIILQPEEVDDIEDVHSEEDIVFELCEENGGEKGQFHSVYPLVSSPKTLLTDVRDPLMTHACLKPQSDEELSASQASQSAEKSAPQGKVHCAEITQFKVDSVSCRTENTSKLQDPHLEFSFPPPAKKTCSASQDIVPDYCPSPKLQRKMSRKMISKPEKWSLLTDLSDLTTQLFPPIEIPKPLQPKPPLLDGAQVHGSNVPATKPETLDTLTAPTCSPASTRQDGSHEPAEQTVKPKHSKKPPDSETQSYPHAANAQPQINEQTPELADTVPDRCGASSWGGAVGGPAITVEAECMYGDFDQAMDHLRHRLIATHNPEEIRGGGLLKYSDLLVRNFRPASETEIKSLERYMCSRFFIDFPDVSEQQRKIEAYLQCHFIGNEETSKYDYLMTLRRVIDESTVCLMGHERRQTLNMITVLALRVLGEQNAIPNTANVTCFYQPAPYMTEPIYSSYFITQAQPPLVYHPYPLHVHMQTGLV